The Polyangium mundeleinium genome contains the following window.
TCGATCAGCGACGACGATTTCAACGCGCTCTTCACGCCGCTGAAGGATCGCGGGGGCGTCGTGATGTACGACGACGGCTCGGAGAAGCTCGACGACGACGGCAAGAAGATGCTGGAGGAGCTCTGGGTCGAGCGGAAGGGCGCGCGGTATTTCTTCATCGTCGCCCGCGCCTCGAAGACGGGCACGCCGGACTTCAACCGGTCGCTCTCGCACAAGCGCGCGAACAGCGCGTTTTTCCACGTCGGCGACAAGTTCAAGGAGCCCGATCTCGACAAACAGGTCGGCCTGCTCTGGCTCGGCAACGAGTTCGCCCAGCTCGGCAAGGAATACTGCGAATGGAATGTCTCGCGGAAAGGCAAGCCCTGCGCCGCGGAGGCGATCAACCGGAGCGCGTTCGTATCATGGGTCGATTGTCAACTGTGATGGGGGCTCCGGCCAGCCCTGCGGGCCGGCCTCTGCCCCCAAACCGCCCCGCGATGAGGGCTCCGGCCAGCCCTGCGGGCCGGCCTCTGCCCCCAAACCCCCGCGTTTCGCTCGCTGCGTGCGTATTCACGCTGGCTCTCGCGGCTTGTGAAAACGGCGGGACGGTCAAGCCGGAGCCGCCGGTGACGGGCCGCAGCAATGCGGTCACGGCCGGCAGCAGCGCGGCCGCGACGACCCCGGCCTCGGCCACGCCCTCCGCGAAGCCGAGCGCCGCGCCCGCCGCGCCCCGCAAGCTCTGCGCCGATACGGCGGCACGCCAAGCGCCCAAGGGCGCCCTGAAGACCGCCGCGGCCCCGGGCGCGACGGCGCTGCCCGCGAGCCTTTCGTTCGGCGTCGGCAAATGGGTCTGGGTGAACCTCTGGGCGGCCTGGTGTGGGCCGTGCAAAGAAGAAATGCCCCGGCTCCAGAACTTCCAGAGCCGCCTGCGCAACGCCGGGGTGATGATCGACCTCGCGTTCGTCTCGCTCGACGACGACGAACGGCAGCTCTCGCGGTTCCTCGAAGCCCAACCCGAGGCCGGGGTGCGCGCGTCCTACTGGCTGCCCGAGGGCGGCGGGCGCGACACCTGGATCGGGGCCCTCGGCGTCAAGGACGCGGGCAACCTCCCCGTCCACGCCCTCATCGCGCCCAGCGGGCAGCTCGCCTGCCTCATCCAGGGGGCCGTCGAGGAGACGGACTACCAAGCGATCGCCGACATCGTCAGCGCGAAGCGATGACGCGCGGCGCCCTTCGCGGTAGAAGCTAGCCCGCCCATGTCGGAGCCCGAAAAGAACCGCGATCCCTTCCAGCTCTGCGGCACCACCATCGAGGGCAAGTACCGCGTCACCCAGGTGATCGGCGACGGCGGCTTCGGCGTCGTCTACCGCGGCGAGCACATCGGGTTCGGCGAGAGCATCGCGATCAAGTGCTTGAAGCTGCCCGCAGAGCTCGGCGAGAAGCAACGCGCCCAGTTCCTCGAACAGCTCCGCGAAGAGGGGCGGCTGCTCCACCGGCTCTCGCGCGTCACCTCCGGGATCGTGCAGGCGCTCGACGTCGGCGCGTTCGTCACGCAGAACGGCACCTGGGTGCCTTACCTCGTGCTCGAGTGGCTCGAAGGCGAGACGCTCGGCGAGCTCATCAAGAGCCAAAGCAGCCGCGGCGGCATGGGCACGGCCGAGGCGATCGCCCTGCTCGAACCCGCGGCGCGCGCGCTCGCCGTGGCGCACGCGCAGAAGATCGCGCACCGCGACGTCAAGCCGGCAAATCTCTTCGTCACGGACGTCGGCGGCAAGCGCACCGTGAAGGTGCTCGACTTCGGCATCGCGAAGGTGCTCACCGAGCACGCGAGCTTCACCGAGGCGCTCGCCGCGACGCGGCAGGGGCCGACCGCGTTCACGCCGCGCTACGGCGCGCCCGAGCAGTTCAACAAGCAACGCGGCGCGACGGGCCCGTGGACCGACGTGTTCGCGCTCGCGCTGATCTTCGTGGAGCTCGTGAGCGCACGCAAAGCGCTCGAAGGCGACGATCCGACGGAGCTCTACATCATCGCGGCGGATCCGAGCCTGCGGCCGACGCCACGCGCGCGCGGCGCGAACGTGAGCGAGCCCGTCGAGCGCGTGATCGAGCGCGCGCTCAGCGTGGAGCCGAAGCACCGCTTCCCCGACGCGGGCGCATTCTGGGACGCGCTCGTCGCGGCCGCCGCCGAGGGCGGGGCCCGGGTCTCGACGGACAAACACGCGGCGTCGATCCCGCCGACGATCCAGGAGTCTGCCGCGGATGGCCTGCTCTCGACGGCCGAGTTCGCCGAGAAGAAGCAGCTCGGCGTGGCCACGGAGCAGAACCGCGCGACGGGGAACATCCGCGACAGCGCGGCGTTCAGCGTGACCGAGGCCGCGCCGACGATCGCGCAGCCAGGCGCGAGGCCGGCCGGCCCCGTGACGACGCGGGATCGGGATCCGATGGCGGAGACGCCGCTCGGCGAGCGCCTGCCGCAGCCCTCGCAGACAGGGCCGAAGCAGCCGCCCGCGAACGCGACGCCGCTGCCGTCGCCGAAGGACAGCGCCGAAAAGACCGGGCTCGAATCGACGTCGACGGCCGAGGGGAAAGGCAAGCCGGTCTGGCCGTGGCTGCTCGGCGCGCTGCTCGTGGGCGGCGGGGCGCTCGGCTACACGCTGCTCACGATGGGCTCGCCCAAGGGCAAACCCCCGCAAAAGCCCGTGGCGAGCGCGACGGCGTCCGTGAAGGGCTCGCCCTCGGGCGGACCCAACACCATGCCGACGGCCCTCGCGAGCGCCAGCACGAGCGCCAGCGCGTCCGCGATGCCCTCGGCGTCCGCGGCCGCGCCGTTCGTGCCGCCGCGGGACATGGTCCTCGTCGCGCCGGGCTCGGCCAAGCTCGGCGAGGGGCCGGATCAGCGGCAGGTGACGCTCTCGAAGGGGTTTTACCTCGACGCGATGGAGGTCACGACGGGGCAGTACCGCGCCTGCGTCGCGGCCGGGAAATGCCCGTCGGCCAAGCAGGTCGTCCTGCCGGCGGAGAGCGCCGCGCAGCTCATGGCGTCGGCCGACGCGGACGAAGATCCCGAGGCAAAGGCCTCGCCCGAGGAGTTCGCCCAGGCGTGGACGCCGAAGTGCAACGACACGCGTGACGCCATGGAGCACCCGATCAACTGCGTCACGCACACGGCTGCCGAGTCCTATTGCGCGTTCCGCGGCCGCCGTTTGCCCACGGAGGCCGAGTGGGAGCTCGCCGCGCGGGGCACGGCCGGCCGCGCCTTCCCCTGGGGCGACAATGCGCCCACGTGCAACCGCGCCTGCTTCGATCGCAACGGCAAGTGCGTCGAGGGCAGCGAGGGCGTGGGGACGTGCCCGGCGGGCGGCAGGCCCCTCGATCGCACGCCCGACGCGCTCTTCGATCTCGGCGGCAACGTGGCCGAGTGGGTCGCGGACGGCTACGCCGCGCCGCCGCCCGCGGGCACCGATCCCAAGGGCCCGACCAGCGTGCCTTTGCGGGTCGTCCGCGGCGGGAGTTTCCTCGACCCGGCAAGCCGCGTCCGCGCGAGCTTCCGCCTCGGCGTCGTCCCGAGCGCGGCGCACGTCACGATCGGCTTCCGCTGCGCGCTCGACACGCCGGACGAACCCGCGCCGACGCCCTGATCCGCCCTCGCTGCGCGTCGTTTCGTCCTCTCTGTGAAAGCTCGTTCGCCCGGGTACGTCCGCGTGCTCCATGCCTCCAAATGCACGGGGAAAACGTTGACATGGACGTAAAAGTTGGCGAGGTTGTACACGCGGCGGGGGGCCCACGAAGGCTCCGCGCGAGATCACAGGAGCTTGGTGCAGATGAGCAAATGGCTACTCAGCGCGAGCGCCTTCGTGCTGCTGTCGGGCGCCTTCGGATGTACGCCGCCGAAGGTCGTCACGCAGATCACGAGCGCTCGTGACCAGATGAAATTCCTGGTCGTCCAGGGCAACTCGCAGCAGGTCGTCAAGTGCCAGGTGGCCGCGGACGGCGCGCTTTCCGGATGCAAACCGATGCAGCTCGTCCTTCAGGACGAGGATTGAGAGGAGTCACCATGTCCCGCATCCCGATGGCGCTCGCCTCTCTTGCCCTCGCGGCTCTCTCGACGGGTTGTGTCACGCGCACGATCACCCGCTTCGAGGACAACCAGAAGAGCCCCGTGACCGCGCTCGAGGTCAGCAAGTTCGAGAATTACCTGTTCTTCGCGAAGAAGACGCACCAGTTCTACCTGTGTCAGGACACGGGGGACAAACTGATCTGCAAGCTGTCGTGTGACGGCCAGAACGACGTCGTCTGCCCGCAGGCGGGCGGCACGTATTCTGGCGCGACGACGAACGTCCGCTGAGAAAGGAGACGCACGATGAAATCGATTCGTATCGCGCTCGTCGCGCTGCTCGCGCTCGCCGGCGTCGCGTGTGGACCGCCCCCGAAGATCCTGACCTCGCAGACGTTCCTGGGCCCCGAGAAGGTGTACCAGGAGCGCATCCAAAACACGGGCCAGGTCGATCCCTCGACGAAGAAGCAGCTCTTCAACTTCTCCGTCACTGTGTGTGACGTCACCGACACCGGCTCCGCGAATTGCAAGGAGACCAAGGTGCTCGACAACGTCCTTCCCGAGAGCATTTACTGACAGGAGGAGCGACTGCCATGAAGAAACTTCTTTGGGCCTGCGCGGCGCTCTGCCTGCTGACTGGCGTCGGGTGTTCGAACCAGGTCCGTTACCGCACGGCCGGTCACTGGATGTCGACGGCGGACGGCAAGCCCGTCCTTTACCAGACGTTCCTCGAGGGTACGTGCTCCAGCGGCTTCGCCGGCTTCGGCAAGGGCTGCTCGGACACGAACTCGAAGCTCAAGCGCTGCACGCTGAACCCCGACAACACGCTCACCTGCGTGGACGACACCACCGCGAACGCGATGCTCAACAAGGACCTCCCCGAGCGTTGATTCAGGGCCCTCGCAAAGGAGGGCCCCGATCGAATGCCTCGAGGATTTCGTCCCACGCCGCTCCGTCCCGGAGCCCGAGCGTCTCCCGCCTCGCCGAAAGACACGCCTCGCTGCCGGCCACGAAGGCCCGGCAGTCCTCGGGGCGAATCTCGTAAATCGTGCACCGTTTGTCCGGGCCGAGCAATTGGCACCGGCCCTCCGGGGCGAGACGAAGCGTGACCCGCCCGTCCCGCGACCGCTTCACGTACGCCCGGCCCGCGAGGTCCCTGCGGCCCGCGGCGCGAAACCGCGCGAGGTCGTGCTCGTCGAGCCGCACGTCCGGTTCGTGGCAGCAGGCCGCGCAGGTCGTGCAATCGAGGGGCATCACGCGCGTCGGCCCCTCGTACAGCGCATCACGCGCGCACCAGTCGAGGACGGCGGGCCGGAAGCGGGGCCGGATCCGTACGAGGGCGAGCCCGGCCAGAGGGCCCGCCTTCACGCGCTGGAATCGCCGCTGCTCCAGGGTGAGCAGGGCGCAGAGGCCGAGCTCGGTGAGCTTTCCCTGCTCGGTCAGGCCGAGGAGGATCTGCACGCAATCCCGGTCGTCCACGATCGCCGCGTGCCCGCCCGCACGCACGTGAGCCGCGGCGCGCGCGAGAAAACGCGGTCGGAACCTGCGCCAGACGGGGCGCTCCACGGGCGGCGCGGACATGTCGCCCCTATAACGTGCGCGGCTCCAGGAGGGGGACCTTTTCCGGCAACATGATTATGATCGGAGGGATGGCTGCCGAGCGCTCGGATCGATCCCACCGGAAAATCTTCATCATGAAGACGGGCGAGCCCGTCCCCAAGGTGCGCGAGCGCCGCGGCGAGTTCGCGGATCTCATCACCTCCGTGATCGGCGAGGCCTGGAGCGGCGGCTACGAGACGTTCGACGCGCGCGAGGGCGGGCCGCCGGACATGCGCGACGCCGCCGCCCTCGTGATCACCGGCTCGGCCGCGAACGTGCCCAACCGCGAGCCGTGGATGCTCGCCACCGAGGGATTCTTGCGGGAGGTCGTGGGCCTCGGCGTGCCCACGTTCGGGATTTGCTTTGGGCACCAAATTCTCGCCCAGGCGCTCGGGGGCGAGGTGCAGCGCAACCCGCGCGGCCGGGAGATCGGCTCGCGGGCGATCTACAGGCTCGCGGACGACCCGATCTTCGACGGCCTGCCCCAGGTCTTCACGGCGAACGTGACGCACGTGGACACGGTCGTGCGGCTGCCGCGCGGAGCGACGGCGCTCGCGAAGAACGACCTCGAAGACCACCACGCGATCCGCTTCACCGAGACCTGCTATGGCGTGCAGTTCCACCCCGAGCTCGATGCCGACGTGATGCGCGGCTACATCGAGCACCGCTGGGAGGTCCTCGCCAGCGAGGGATTTTCCGTGGAGACGCTGCACGCCGAGATCGAGGAGGGCGACTTCGGGCGGCGCACCCTCGTGAACTTCATCCACCACGTCCTGCCGCGCGGCGCGCGCTGACATTCCTCGCGATGCTCGCGCGACGTTACGTCAGCAGCGTAAAAAACTGACTCACGGGTCAGGTCCGGACGAACCCCTCTCAGGGAATTGAATGACCGGCCGGTCTGCGGCGCGTTATGCGCTCTTTTTGCGGGTCTTGCGGGGCTTCGGGGGGACCGAGACGGGCGGCTCGAGGGCGCGATCGATGCGCAGATAGCCGCGCTGCAGGAGGCGGAAGATCTGCTCGACGAGCTGCTCGCGGGGCCATGCCTGGCCGCGATCGGTGCTCTCGGTGAAAATTTCCTTGAGCGCGCCGACGGTGAACGTCGCGTACATCGAGGTGTCGCCTTCGGCCACGATTCCGAGGCGCTGGCCCTCGTCGAGGCTCACGCGGAGGAGCG
Protein-coding sequences here:
- a CDS encoding TlpA family protein disulfide reductase yields the protein MRAPASPAGRPLPPNPRVSLAACVFTLALAACENGGTVKPEPPVTGRSNAVTAGSSAAATTPASATPSAKPSAAPAAPRKLCADTAARQAPKGALKTAAAPGATALPASLSFGVGKWVWVNLWAAWCGPCKEEMPRLQNFQSRLRNAGVMIDLAFVSLDDDERQLSRFLEAQPEAGVRASYWLPEGGGRDTWIGALGVKDAGNLPVHALIAPSGQLACLIQGAVEETDYQAIADIVSAKR
- a CDS encoding bifunctional serine/threonine-protein kinase/formylglycine-generating enzyme family protein; the encoded protein is MSEPEKNRDPFQLCGTTIEGKYRVTQVIGDGGFGVVYRGEHIGFGESIAIKCLKLPAELGEKQRAQFLEQLREEGRLLHRLSRVTSGIVQALDVGAFVTQNGTWVPYLVLEWLEGETLGELIKSQSSRGGMGTAEAIALLEPAARALAVAHAQKIAHRDVKPANLFVTDVGGKRTVKVLDFGIAKVLTEHASFTEALAATRQGPTAFTPRYGAPEQFNKQRGATGPWTDVFALALIFVELVSARKALEGDDPTELYIIAADPSLRPTPRARGANVSEPVERVIERALSVEPKHRFPDAGAFWDALVAAAAEGGARVSTDKHAASIPPTIQESAADGLLSTAEFAEKKQLGVATEQNRATGNIRDSAAFSVTEAAPTIAQPGARPAGPVTTRDRDPMAETPLGERLPQPSQTGPKQPPANATPLPSPKDSAEKTGLESTSTAEGKGKPVWPWLLGALLVGGGALGYTLLTMGSPKGKPPQKPVASATASVKGSPSGGPNTMPTALASASTSASASAMPSASAAAPFVPPRDMVLVAPGSAKLGEGPDQRQVTLSKGFYLDAMEVTTGQYRACVAAGKCPSAKQVVLPAESAAQLMASADADEDPEAKASPEEFAQAWTPKCNDTRDAMEHPINCVTHTAAESYCAFRGRRLPTEAEWELAARGTAGRAFPWGDNAPTCNRACFDRNGKCVEGSEGVGTCPAGGRPLDRTPDALFDLGGNVAEWVADGYAAPPPAGTDPKGPTSVPLRVVRGGSFLDPASRVRASFRLGVVPSAAHVTIGFRCALDTPDEPAPTP
- a CDS encoding YkgJ family cysteine cluster protein; amino-acid sequence: MSAPPVERPVWRRFRPRFLARAAAHVRAGGHAAIVDDRDCVQILLGLTEQGKLTELGLCALLTLEQRRFQRVKAGPLAGLALVRIRPRFRPAVLDWCARDALYEGPTRVMPLDCTTCAACCHEPDVRLDEHDLARFRAAGRRDLAGRAYVKRSRDGRVTLRLAPEGRCQLLGPDKRCTIYEIRPEDCRAFVAGSEACLSARRETLGLRDGAAWDEILEAFDRGPPLRGP
- a CDS encoding glutamine amidotransferase, whose protein sequence is MAAERSDRSHRKIFIMKTGEPVPKVRERRGEFADLITSVIGEAWSGGYETFDAREGGPPDMRDAAALVITGSAANVPNREPWMLATEGFLREVVGLGVPTFGICFGHQILAQALGGEVQRNPRGREIGSRAIYRLADDPIFDGLPQVFTANVTHVDTVVRLPRGATALAKNDLEDHHAIRFTETCYGVQFHPELDADVMRGYIEHRWEVLASEGFSVETLHAEIEEGDFGRRTLVNFIHHVLPRGAR